A genomic segment from Gossypium hirsutum isolate 1008001.06 chromosome D04, Gossypium_hirsutum_v2.1, whole genome shotgun sequence encodes:
- the LOC107898498 gene encoding 60S ribosomal protein L4 — protein MAAAARPLVSVQTIESDMATDATPTVPLADVMKASIRPDIVTFVHDNISKNSRQPYAVSKRAGHQTSAESWGTGRAVSRIPRVPGGGTHRAGQGAFGNMCRGGRMFAPTKIWRRWHRKINVNQKRYAVASAIAASAVPSLVMARGHRIEAVPEMPLVISDAVESVEKTSGAIKVLKQIGAYPDVEKAKDSQGIRPGKGKMRNRRYISRKGPLIVYGTEGAKLVKAFRNIPGVEVANVERLNLLKLAPGGHLGRFIIWTKSAYEKLDTIYGSFDKPSEKKKGYVLPRSKMVNADLGRIINSDEVQSVVKPIKKEIKRAPLKKNPLKNLNAMLKLNPYAKTARRMSLLAEAQRVKAKKEKLDKKRKPISKEEATAIKSAGKAWYQTMISDSDYTEFENFSKWLGVSQ, from the exons ATGGCCGCCGCCGCGCGCCCTCTTGTCTCCGTCCAAACCATAGAGTCCGACATGGCTACTGATGCCACTCCAACCGTTCCTCTCGCTGATGTGATGAAAGCCTCGATTCGACCCGACATCGTCACCTTCGTTCACGACAATATATCCAAAAACAGCCGTCAACCCTATGCCGTCTCCAAACGCGCTGGTCACCAAACTTCAGCTGAATCCTGGGGTACCGGTCGTGCCGTCTCACGTATCCCTCGTGTTCCTGGTGGGGGTACTCACCGTGCAGGCCAAGGTGCTTTCGGAAACATGTGTCGCGGTGGACGCATGTTTGCTCCTACCAAGATCTGGCGCCGCTGGCACCGGAAAATCAACGTTAACCAGAAGCGTTACGCCGTTGCTTCTGCCATCGCCGCCTCCGCTGTTCCTTCCCTCGTCATGGCACGTGGCCACCGCATTGAGGCTGTACCGGAGATGCCGCTGGTCATTTCTGACGCTGTTGAGAGCGTTGAGAAAACCTCGGGTGCAATCAAGGTTTTGAAACAGATCGGAGCATATCCTGATGTTGAAAAGGCTAAGGACAGCCAAGGAATCCGACCCGGAAAAGGAAAAATGAGGAATCGGAGGTACATTTCCCGTAAAGGTCCTTTGATTGTTTACGGAACTGAGGGAGCTAAGCTTGTTAAAGCCTTCCGTAACATTCCTGGAGTGGAGGTTGCCAACGTGGAGAGGCTTAATCTGTTGAAACTGGCACCTGGTGGTCACCTTGGAAGGTTCATTATTTGGACCAAATCGGCTTACGAGAAGCTGGATACGATTTACGGGTCATTTGATAAGCCTTCTGAGAAGAAGAAAGGGTACGTACTGCCTCGATCTAAGATGGTGAATGCTGATCTGGGTAGGATTATCAACTCTGATGAGGTGCAGTCGGTTGTGAAGCCCATTAAGAAGGAGATCAAGAGGGCACCTTTGAAGAAGAACCCACTCAAGAACTTGAATGCTATGCTGAAGTTGAACCCATATGCGAAGACTGCTAGGAGGATGTCTCTTTTAGCCGAGGCACAACGTGTTAAGGCTAAGAAGGAGAAGCTTGACAAGAAGAGGAAGCCCATTTCTAAG GAGGAGGCAACAGCAATCAAGTCAGCAGGCAAAGCATGGTATCAGACTATGATCTCCGACAGTGATTACACAGAATTTGAGAACTTCTCTAAGTGGTTGGGTGTGTCTCAgtaa